Proteins co-encoded in one Stomoxys calcitrans chromosome 5, idStoCalc2.1, whole genome shotgun sequence genomic window:
- the LOC106093110 gene encoding protein O-glucosyltransferase 2: MKTMLFYLAIIVTLCNASPKVVDPLKTTVYGNGLAPDKVVLPARYFYIHAAGEDGRLFHESPPLNFDVHIEGKSPHGMCRTKVDVINRGDGSFLARYNVITDWCDKVVINVQYNGTHVAKSPYYIRDLVYSDKCYCPRDLNIWMIDNECKAASQEDQIVSDLHSFKRVNFSMIRDNLVKRYNQPESISLCHYVVKDQQIWRKCYGKYDGFKMFMDATLLALGRVVALPDMEFFLNLGDWPLSRKGGQQRTSGPYPIFSWCGSDDSHDIVLPTYDLMESSVENMHRVALDVLSVQREKYAWNSKVEKLFWRGRDSRRERLDLIGLARKHSDKIDAAITNFFFFRDEENKYGPKVPHISFMEFFKYKYQLNIDGTVASYRLPYLLGGGSTVFKQISPYYEHFYHKLVPHKHYIPVKRDLTDLIEVITWIRENDSQAQEIAKNAQEFVNSNLSPGHIYCYHMALFKEWSNRLVSPVIVLPDMERLEQTHSCTCKETHTRDEL; this comes from the exons ATGAAAACAATGTTATTTTACTTAGCTATAATTGTTACATTGTGCAATGCTAGTCCCAAAGTGGTTGATCCATTAAAAACCACAGTCTATGGCAATGGCTTGGCTCCAGACAAAGTGGTCTTACCAGCTCGTTACTTTTATATCCATGCTGCCGGAGAAGATGGACGATT GTTTCATGAATCGCCTCCTTTGAATTTCGATGTCCATATTGAAGGCAAATCTCCTCATGGCATGTGCCGTACCAAAGTGGATGTCATTAATCGTGGAGAtggctcatttttggctcgcTACAACGTTATAACCGATTGGTGTGACAAAGTCGTTATAAATGTTCAATACAATGGAACGCATGTGGCCAAGTCACCATATTATATAAGAGACTTGGTTTATTCGGATAAATGTTATTGCCCCCGGGATCTTAACATCTGGATGATAGACAATGAGTGCAAGGCAGCCTCACAGGAGGATCAAATAGTGAGCGATTTGCATTCGTTCAAACGTGTCAACTTTAGCATGATACGCGATAATTTGGTGAAACGTTATAACCAACCAGAGAGTATATCCCTATGTCATTATGTGGTAAAGGACCAACAGATCTGGCGCAAATGCTATGGCAAATATGATGGCTTCAAAATGTTTATGGATGCAACACTCTTGGCTTTGGGTCGTGTAGTGGCTCTGCCAGACATggaattctttttgaatttggGTGATTGGCCGTTATCGCGCAAAGGCGGCCAACAAAGAACCTCCGGCCCATATCCAATATTTTCCTGGTGTGGCAGTGATGATTCCCATGACATAGTTCTGCCCACATACGATCTCATGGAGTCGAGTGTAGAGAATATGCATCGAGTGGCCTTAGATGTGTTGTCTGTGCAACGTGAAAAGTATGCCTGGAACAGCAAAGTTGAAAAGTTATTTTGGCGCGGTAGAGATTCGAGACGAGAACGATTGGACCTGATAGGTTTGGCGCGCAAACATTCAGACAAAATCGATGCTGCAATTAccaatttcttcttttttcgcGATGAAGAGAACAAATATGGACCTAAAGTGCCACACATaagttttatggaattttttaaa tataaGTACCAATTGAATATTGATGGAACTGTAGCATCATATCGTTTGCCCTATCTTTTGGGTGGGGGTTCGACtgtatttaaacaaatttcaccATATTACGAACATTTCTACCATAAACTTGTGCCGCACAAACACTATATACCCGTTAAGCGTGACCTTACCGATTTGATAGAGGTCATAACATGGATACGCGAAAACGATTCGCAGGCCCAAGAAATAGCCAAAAATGCCCAAGAGTTTGTCAATAGCAATCTAAGTCCAGGTCATATTTACTGTTATCACATGGCATTATTTAAG gaatggagtaacCGCTTGGTTTCACCTGTCATAGTATTACCCGACATGGAAAGGCTTGAACAAACGCACAGTTGCACTTGCAAAGAAACCCACACAAGAGATGAACTGTAA
- the LOC106093112 gene encoding nuclear pore glycoprotein p62 → MNFQLPSTTTATNTGFSFGSVAVAQPAAGKPGTGFSFGATGGGDASSKPLSFGFGTPSSTTAPTTATTQAATAPSLGLGGGGGATPSFGFGATAATPAATTTTQTPTLGTTTAPAPSAFGGFGAAAAAASTNATATTVQPAATVAAAPLTTGFSFGTPSASTTSSGSTTNTQTTSTGATTLTPATSTAATSKPPAAAGFASLTTATKTTDSSAVVNASQLSYNQLEEHINKWTLELEEQEKVFTDQATQINAWDKVLISNNQKILDLNDAVQKVKSDQQTLEQELEFIATQHKELEESIVPLQKEFLKIPQVDVERSQTYLMVENLDTQLKQMSEDLKEIIDNLNESNKCQDNSDPIIQIGKILNAHMSSLQWIEQSTANIGTKLEDITKMHETFKRDSERSFRSAYYN, encoded by the coding sequence ATGAATTTTCAACTACCATCAACAACTACGGCCACCAATACTGGATTCAGTTTCGGATCTGTTGCTGTCGCCCAGCCAGCAGCTGGCAAACCTGGTACGGGATTTTCATTTGGCGCCACTGGTGGAGGAGATGCTAGTTCCAAGCCATTGAGTTTTGGTTTCGGTACACCAAGTTCTACAACTGCACCCACAACAGCAACTACACAAGCTGCTACCGCCCCATCATTGGGCTTGGGTGGTGGAGGAGGTGCCACCCCGTCATTTGGATTCGGTGCGACAGCGGCCACACCGGCAGCCACTACAACAACTCAAACACCGACTCTTGGTACAACAACGGCCCCTGCTCCTAGTgcttttgggggttttggggcagCGGCAGCAGCggcctcgacaaatgcgacagCAACCACAGTTCAGCCAGCTGCTACTGTAGCGGCGGCACCTTTAACAACCGGCTTTAGTTTCGGCACACCGTCGGCTTCTACAACATCTTCAGGATCGACAACAAATACTCAAACTACTTCCACTGGAGCAACAACATTAACACCTGCTACTTCGACTGCGGCCACATCTAAACCACCAGCCGCTGCAGGCTTTGCCAGTCTAACAACAGCCACCAAAACAACAGATTCTTCAGCGGTAGTTAATGCTTCTCAGCTATCCTACAATCAGTTGGAGGAGCATATAAATAAATGGACATTGGAATTGGAAGAGCAGGAGAAAGTGTTTACAGATCAAGCAACACAAATCAATGCATGGGACAAAGTTTTAATCAGCAACAATCAAAAGATTCTCGATCTTAATGATGCTGTACAAAAAGTTAAATCCGATCAACAGACTCTGGAGCAAGAATTAGAATTCATTGCCACACAACATAAGGAGCTGGAAGAGAGCATTGTGCCTTTGCaaaaggaatttttaaaaatacccCAAGTCGATGTAGAGCGCTCCCAGACCTATTTAATGGTAGAGAATTTGGACACTCAGTTGAAACAAATGTCCGAGGATCTAAAGGAAATAATTGATAACCTAAATGAATCGAACAAGTGTCAGGATAATAGCGATCCCATTATCCAGATTGGAAAAATCCTCAACGCTCACATGAGTTCGTTGCAATGGATTGAGCAGAGTACAGCGAACATTGGCACCAAACTGGAGGATATAACGAAAATGCATGAAACCTTCAAAAGGGACTCGGAGAGATCATTTCGATCGGCCTATTATAATTAA